The DNA window aaggggaagcttgcgcgcttcttgataccttagtaaaaatactggagtcgtcgatgggagtttgcatatctctaccttactctttagcttccgtatttacattgcaatcttggtttgtgctttactttcctagcttagtgataggccagttgataggtttggaacctcgGTTGTATAAATCCTTTTTGCGgttgagatagcaacacactagcaaaaccgtagttgcacatctagatagtttatcttttgcataggtttttgctaaggatagaaaaagagaccatagtttagagttagaattttattttaagttgcctaattcaaccctcccccctcttaggcgtcatagtCCCTTACAGATAGAACCATAGTAAAGAAAACCAAAGTACAAAACAatacaatggacatacttttgTACTTGTTCCCCAACCAATCCAGCAAGTGCGGCATCGGTGTCCTCATAATCCAGTGATTTCAGCTGGTGGCCAGGATCTTCGACTCTGATGTGCCTTTGAAATTGGACGTCCACAATTGCTCTAGTTAGTGATGCGAATTGGACGCTGAAAACTGCAATAGGAAAGGATAAGAGAAAGAAAATGTTCACCATCCATCAACACCGACTTGCACTTGCGCGGTCCCTAGCATGGTGGCTGGCTCTAGCAGTGAGAAATTGCTGGGGAGTAGGGAgagtggggaggaggaagaaggagcagtTACGGCTTAGGGGCGGGATGATGTGTTGTGCGGCCGCCAGGCGGCTAGGTGCGGGCGGCTACCGGCTGGCAAGTAGCTATGGCTGTGGCCACGGCCTGCCCTGCCGCTGCGGCAGCAGCGTGCAGCATGCCGGCGCAAGCAGCAACGTGTGGTGTGGATGCGCGGTTGTCGTGCTCGTACGGTCCTCCATGAGCGGTGAGTCGGTATGCCCACGACCACCAAGAGCAGGAGCGGGTCGAGGGACGGGGTGGAAAATAGATGGATAGGGTGAAAGATTGGCTTAAATACCTAGGGTTTGCCTTATTTGGGCTAGGCTAATTTGATATTGGGCTAGGACATGTATTTGGATCTTTAGGTATTTTTTACCCATGGGTTAACGGGTATGGAAACTATATGAACGTTCCAGTACCCGCGTACCCATTTGGTGAAGGTTTTTCCCAATTAGAGACCCATGGGTAACGTATTTAGTTCAGATTCGGATCCTAATAAAGTAAATACCAGTTGGGTCTCTAGTCGTGGCCCATTGTCATCTTTAGCCCAAGTCATGCGGCATGATCGAAAACTTAAgacctactccctctgtcccaaaataagtaatattttgtgtatgtcttaagtcaaacttttttaagtttgaccaaatttatacaaaAAAAACTACTCAGATTTATACCAAATAAGTATTGttagatttattatgaaatatattttcatattctacctatttgatgtcataaatattagtactttttctataaatttggtcaaacttcaaATGGTTTGACTTAGGGCAAACCTAAAACATCACTTATTTTAGACCATCCTCACGAGGGAATTATGTCTACTATGATTTTACTACAGGTGTTTATGTGCAAGCCAGTAACATCTAATAATTACTTTTTCTTTCACATACATCGAATCCTTTTGCATGGACACATATCATAAATTTATAGCAGGTATCCATATATAGCTCCCCGTAAGGACATTTGCCACCAAATAGCTCCCCCTATTCCCCAACACTCACTCTCGCTCTTGGCAGTTTACCACGCTTGTTTTTGGTAATGCTATGTGAGGTTAATAGACTCTTCTTCCTTACCTATTTCGAGTATATTTCGATCGTAACTGCATTATTACAATTGGAGTTATGAACAATATAAAATTGGAGTGTTTGGATTTCTGGGTTATGGTGGCGTATTCTTAGTTCAACTGTTAAAGACTCGTCGTCGCCAAAAACAGGTCCTGGATTATAGGATTATTGTAATACGATGTTTGACGCCTCCTCTGGTGAGCTTGACGCCTCCTGTACCGATGAACCACACATGTTATCCAACAGCTCAGATTAATGTCTGCCATGCTATCTTGTCCCGTCTAGTAGACTCGCCGACGACCTACGAGCTTGACCGCTGGATGCAGAAAGTGCGATCCGAACGAGGATACTCCAAGAAGACTCGCGAGTCGACTCACCAGTCAAGTCATGCGTGTGGACCATACATTCGTACGTACAACAAACAGTGTTCGGAAACAGGCGTAAGGGCTCGGACGTGTACTGGTATCAGTGGTCTGTCGGCCTCAGGTTTTTGTTCCAGTGCGAGAAACTTCACATGGGCACATTGGCGCATAACTGCTTGGAAATTTGGCTGCAGCAACACGGTGCTAGTCAGTTGTGTGAAGCCAATTGACTTGAGATTGTCTTGTGTTTGAAGAAATTTTAGGGACACCCTCCATCTGAACCGCTTGTTGTTGAAACATCCACTCAACCTCACAGTTCACACCGTGTAAAAAAAATAACTGGTAAGGAGCATTTGGCATTTCTTTGTTGTAATAATTCTTTTTTTTATGAGGGGGTGTTATTACCTCGACACGAGGACTAACCATATCTAGTATGTTGTAAAAAAAAGAACATATCTAGtatctaaggccttgtttagattgcaagttttttcactctttcttcgtcacatcaaatctttggacacatgcatagagtattaaatgtagataaaaaaataactaattacacagtttgattgtaaattacgagacgaatcttttgagcctagttaggccatgattggacaataattgtcaaatacaaacgaaagtgctacagtactaaatactgattcctaaccccaatctaaaccaggcctaagcTAGTATAGCATATTTTTCATGTGAGTGATGACACTAAAGCTTGACATAATCTCAACTCCAAAATAGACATTTGGAGGCAGCAATGTTGATCAATTAACAGTCCTTTTCAAGTCCTcataaaaacaacaacaacaacaacagcaacagcCACACACACAAAGCTTTTACACCAAACTAACAAGCAACACACAAAGCTTTTACACCAAACTAACAAGCAAGTTGCAAAAGGTATCTCCCGTCCACCGGTCGCATTTGGCCATCACTGACAGGATCAATGCACTACTTACTCGGGGTaacactttcttcttcttcttagggcATGTTTTTGTTCCCCTCCAAAAcgccaaattttttaagatttcctgtcacatcgaatctttggacgcatgcatgaagcattaaatataaataaaaaataaaactaattacacagtttagacgaaatccacgagacgaatcttttaagcctatttagactatgattggacactatttgtcaaataacaacgaaaatgttaCAGTAGCATTTTGTCAAAAATTTCGGCATCCAAACGGTGCCTTATTAGTTTCGTCAAAAAAATGTTAGCGATAAAGCAAATACAAGTGACAAGTTTCTAAACGTTCCTGCAACTGGGCAGCAGGCCAGCAGTTAAGTATTGACGTCTCCTTTTTGAGCTGTGCATTCTACTCTGTGGACCAAAAGCAGAGCACGAGTACTGGAAGACTTGGGACGCAGTTGATGCACATGCATAGGACCGTTTGGTCTTGCACTCTGTAGCTGCACGGACACCTCTCCCATTCCCTCTGTAAATAGAGCCGGGTGGCATCACAGGCAACAGACCCAGAACCCCTCAATCAAAGTGAACAGAAAGAAGAACATGGCACAGTCGGCGAAGCTGCTGCTTCTCCTCCCTGCCCTAGTTCTGCTGCTCCTTGTTCAAGCGCAAGGTAACCAACGCACCCACACAGCTTCTGTGCTGAAATGAACCCCCTGTTTCCCTCTCAATTCTTCGCATGGTGGACGGTGGTTATTGACCCATGGCGGTCGTCTCGCGTCGTGCGTGCGTGCAGGGGCGCGGCCTGCGGCGGAGGTGGCGTCGAAGCCGACGAAGGCCACCAGCAAGTGCGCGGCGTCGAGCGTGACGGTGTCGCAGTCGAACACGGGCGACAAGGCCGGGTACGACCCGGTGTTCGAGGTGACGGTGCGCAACACCTGCCGCTGCGCCGTCCGCGCCGTGTACCTCCGCTCCGAGGGCTTCGCCAGCTCCGTAGCCGTCGACCCGCGCCTGTTCCGCCGAGAGGGGCGCGACTACCTCGTCGGCGACGGGCGCCGGATCGAGGCCGCCGCCGAGGTGCGCTTCCGCTACGCCTGGGACCGCGCCTTCCGGATGACCACCGCCAACGTGCACGACGACTGCTCCTGAGTCCTGAGTCCTGACTCGATCCATGGCCGTCGTCGGCGAAGACGATCGAGCTGGTCAATTTGGCTTCGCCGAGTGAAGTGCAGTAGCTCCTGTTCCCTGTAACGAGAGAGCATTTCGGTCCTTGATGAAAGGGACTTGTTGTCGTGATCGACAGGGAACTTACTTTTATCTTACACTTGTTTAGTGCTTAGTTTGCTGAATCATATAGTACTATAATAGTATAATATTCCCTGTCCGAACAAAAGTGTAATTTTGGTATTCTAAACTAAGTCAATGTTTATGAAATTAAATAAATGTCATTACATTCATTCCATGATATGTCTGTTTTGTATtatatataaatattgatatttttcttTCGCTATATAAACTCCGTTAAACTTTAATTATATCCTTGAGTTAGTCTTAGCGAAGTGTCAGAGAACGCGCATGCTGCGAGTAACAAACAGTACTTGGATCGATGGCATGTTCTGAGAAAAGAGGCAAAAGGTGCGCGGTACCACCTTTTTGGTGCAGAGATTTTCAGGTGCCGGCCGGGAAGGAAGGAAGGAGCTTTTTGCATAGTTGCCGCTACTTGGCAGCGAAGGAGCTCAGGCCTGGTCTAGTTCCTCAAAATTTTCACTTTAAACTATCGCAtcgaatcttgtggcacatgtatggagtattaaatataaacgaaaaaaactaattatatagtttggttggaaatcgcgagacgaatgtttttaagactaattagtccatgattagccataagtgctacagtaactaacatgtgctaatgatgaattaattaggcttaataaattcgtctcgcagtttccagacgagctatgtaattagttttttttattagtatccgaaaacctcttccgacatccccgaaacatccgatatgacgttcaaaaattttcatttcacgaactaaacacacccttaatAGCTAAGGCATGTGTAATGCCTTGAAATTGCCTCAAACTTTCTgatctgttcgtttgggcttgtttggctgataagctatggctgaaagtactattgattgatttggtgtgagagaaaaatactattcgttggctaaaaaaatacggctaataagccaaacaaacccaaacgAACATAGCGTATGGCTGTGTCTTTTGGTTTTATGGCGAGGACAGATGGGATCATCTCATCCATACTTTTACTTTTAGGGATATGATCCTGTTGGCTTGATCGtttctatggcttataagccggctgatgttattttgttgtgagagaaaaacactgtatcgtGCCTGATAAACatgactgatacgatcaagcgaacaggatgATCATCTAAATGGGATCTCTTTTGGTTTCTTTTAAGTAGTTTCTTTGATTAAGTAGATTGGATgacactttttttttgttttggttgGACGAGACTTTAAATGGGATGTGTCGATTTTCTGCTTATGTGGATGGACTTGGACGATTTTATTTTTAGATTTAACTGCA is part of the Miscanthus floridulus cultivar M001 chromosome 9, ASM1932011v1, whole genome shotgun sequence genome and encodes:
- the LOC136481931 gene encoding TPD1 protein homolog 1A-like encodes the protein MAQSAKLLLLLPALVLLLLVQAQGARPAAEVASKPTKATSKCAASSVTVSQSNTGDKAGYDPVFEVTVRNTCRCAVRAVYLRSEGFASSVAVDPRLFRREGRDYLVGDGRRIEAAAEVRFRYAWDRAFRMTTANVHDDCS